One Gammaproteobacteria bacterium genomic region harbors:
- a CDS encoding aromatic ring-hydroxylating dioxygenase subunit alpha — MKFVSAQEIYQEAGSRKGLPAWTYNNDELTQLEMEQVFLSNWMFVAHISDLPNSGDYQCFAMANERAVVVRDQGGQVRAFHNVCRHRASRVVADDKGHCGKAFICPFHGWSYSLDGTLKNIPKANAFPEIDKSQFGLKPLDCEVWQGMIFVRFGGDGQSVAELFADAAEEIGLYRIDEMQLLDEPYQYNFDLDWKAVLDIDNEGYHVPVGHPELFDLVGSTYTDQPLEGSLNRTYGVINQRKHRLQRNRDYVAALPAESYLPESHQNLWIYWGLFPGFVLTLFPDQIEIYQIYPTGNQQSVMAGVTYALPDDRPEMKKARELNRDINSDVGKEDIRLIEWAAAGMRSSAFDGVLLSDLELGIGSFQNRLREILPVVSLDEAPAAGSLRQVNERLLAQGKVAAVNLVHDA; from the coding sequence ATGAAATTTGTATCTGCACAGGAAATATATCAAGAGGCGGGTAGCCGCAAAGGCTTGCCTGCCTGGACTTATAACAATGACGAATTGACCCAGCTCGAAATGGAGCAGGTATTCCTGAGCAACTGGATGTTTGTTGCGCATATTTCCGACCTGCCCAACAGCGGCGACTACCAGTGTTTCGCGATGGCCAACGAACGCGCCGTCGTGGTGCGCGACCAGGGCGGGCAAGTGCGAGCATTTCATAACGTTTGCCGGCATCGCGCATCGCGCGTCGTCGCCGACGACAAAGGACATTGCGGCAAGGCTTTCATCTGCCCGTTTCACGGTTGGTCATACAGCCTGGATGGCACGCTTAAAAACATTCCGAAGGCAAACGCTTTCCCCGAAATCGACAAATCGCAGTTCGGACTTAAGCCGCTCGACTGCGAAGTCTGGCAGGGCATGATATTTGTGCGTTTCGGCGGTGATGGTCAATCAGTCGCTGAGCTTTTTGCCGACGCGGCGGAAGAAATCGGGCTTTATCGCATCGACGAAATGCAGCTGCTTGACGAACCCTATCAATACAATTTTGATCTCGACTGGAAAGCGGTACTCGATATCGACAACGAGGGTTACCATGTGCCGGTTGGCCATCCCGAGTTGTTCGACCTGGTAGGCTCGACTTATACCGATCAACCACTCGAGGGTAGCTTGAACCGGACTTATGGCGTTATCAATCAGCGCAAGCATCGCCTGCAGCGCAATCGTGACTACGTCGCGGCATTACCCGCGGAAAGTTATCTGCCGGAGTCGCATCAAAATCTGTGGATCTACTGGGGTCTGTTTCCCGGTTTCGTGCTGACGCTGTTCCCTGACCAGATCGAGATTTACCAGATTTACCCGACCGGGAACCAGCAGAGCGTTATGGCGGGCGTGACCTATGCCCTGCCTGACGACCGCCCCGAAATGAAAAAAGCGCGCGAACTCAACCGCGATATCAACTCGGATGTCGGCAAAGAAGATATACGACTGATCGAGTGGGCGGCCGCAGGCATGCGCTCGAGCGCGTTTGATGGTGTTCTACTATCGGATCTGGAACTGGGGATAGGTTCGTTTCAAAACCGATTGCGCGAAATATTGCCGGTGGTTTCACTTGACGAGGCCCCCGCCGCGGGCAGCCTGCGGCAGGTTAACGAACGCCTGTTAGCCCAGGGGAAAGTGGCGGCCGTAAACTTAGTCCATGACGCGTGA